The Candidatus Binatia bacterium region CCGCTCCTCGACTCGGAGCGCTCCGAGTAGGCTCTTCCGTGACAACCGGGGTCGAACTGAGAGTCGTCGACCGCGCATGTCGATCCGCCACACGCTTCTCGGTCTGCTGGATTGGGCCCCAATGCATGCCTATGCGCTATGTGAGCTCTCCAAGGATGCGTTCGTCCTGGTCCACGACACCGAGGTAATCGACGGTCGCGTTCGAAAGATCTACGAGATCACCCTCGCCAGGGGTGAAGAGCTGCGCCGCTGGTTGAATGAGGATTCGAGCACCGAGCTCTGCGAAGGCGAGGTTCGCTTCACTTGGGACAAGGGGTCGCCGGGCTTTGAGCAGTCGAGCTTCTGCGAGGAAGTCGATCGCTGGAAGGACAATGGCGATAGCGCCGCGACGGACAACACGACCGGGCTGATGTGGGAGCTGAAGACCGGGCACCACACCGGTCAGGCGGTGCAGTGAGAGCTGGGCACCGGCGGGCCCTGCAACGATCCGCACCTGGTGACCAACCGGTACCAGTGGTCGCTGCCGAACAATCCGTACCACCCCGACGGTTCTGCGTTCACCCTGTTCCTGCGCCAACTGAACACCAGCCGCGGCGAGAATGGCGTCCAGAGCTCGGGCTGCTTCGCTGGGCATTGCGTTTGGCGGGTCCCCTCGGTCGAAGAGCTGCGCGGTATCCCTACCGACTGCGACCAGCCGGTTTGTGGATCGGTCCCCGGTTCGATCCACGGCTTTTGGTAATTGGTCTTCGTCGCCGGACGGCTCCGGTAAGTCGACTTGGGATGTGAGTTTCGGAGGCGACGCCGTGCTCCCGACCGATCAGGACTGGTTCGACAACGTCGGCGCGGTACGAGGCGCCTCCCTCGTGATCCCTGCCGAGGACGCGAACGACGACGGGGGTGGTCTCCTGTCTCATCAAGCATCTCCGGCGGCGCGCCTGGCGGTATAGGAAACTGGTCTTCGATCCACCGCACCATTGAGGCCGCCTGCTTCGCCGGACGCCCCCGCGCAGCGCTACCCCACCCGCGGCCCTGGGGGTGGGGCTCTCCCGTCGACTCGGCCGGGTTGATTTCGGGGGCGTTCGTTGCGATTTCCCCCCTGTCACTCTCTCTCGGCGCCTGACCGCCGCGAGGGCGCGACGCAAAGCAACGAACGCCCCCAGGGAGAGCCGACATTGAGAGAACTTCGAGACCGAGAGGCCGTCGCCGCCTCGTCCATCACTTCTTGGGACTACGAGGTCGATGTGGCGGTCGTCGGGCTCGGGTGCGCCGGCGTTGCGGCTGCGATCGAGGCGAGCGAGAGCGGGGCTCGTGTCCTCGCGATCGAGCGCACGAGCGGCGGTGGCGGAACGTCGGCCAACTCCGGTGGCCTGATCTACCTTGGTGGCGGCACCGCGGTGCAGAAGGCGTGCGGGATCGAGGATACGGCGGAAGACATGTTCCGTTTCCTCATGGCGTCCTGCGGACCGGGGCCGGACGAAGCGAAGATTCGCATCTTCGCGGACCGCAGCGTCGAGCTCTTTGACTGGCTCGAGAGCCACGGCGTGCCGTTCAAGCGCAGCACCTATCCGGAGCCGGGCAAGGAGCCGCCGACCGACGATTGTCTCGTATACTCCGGCGGAGAAGACGGCTGGCCCTACGAGGAGATCGCGAAGCCGGCTCCGCGCGCGCACAAGGCACAGACGCCGGGCGCGGGCGGCGGATTCCTCATGCAGAAGCTTCTCGAGGCGCTCGGTCGCACGAGTGCGGAGCTTCTGGAAGACGCGCGCGTCGATCGGCTCGTCGTCGATGAGGTAGGGTGCGTTGTTGGACTTGTCGCCCATCGCGTGGAAGGCGACGTCTGCGTGCGTGCGGCGGGCGGTGTCGTCCTCACGGCGGGTGGGTTCATCTCGAATCCCGAGATGATCGAGCGGTACGCACCCCAGGTCGCGAAGGCGAACTACAAGGTCGGAACGGAGAACGACGACGGGAGCGGGATCCTGTTGGCGATGGCGGTTGGCGCCGACGCGATTCGCATGGATGCCGCGAGCATCACGATCCCTCTGTACCCGCCGAAGAACATCTGTAAAGGCGTTCTCGTGAACCAGCGCGGCCAGCGCTTCCTCAACGAGGATGCCTACGCCGGCCTCATCGGTCAGCGGGCTCTCCGGGAGCAGGAAGGGCGATGCTGGCACCTGGTCGATGCCGAGACCTACGTGGTGAACGAGGCCTTCATGGAGGCCAAGGTCGTCGAGGAGAGCTGGGAAGCGCTGGAGCAGGCGCTCGATCTGCCCGCCGGGGCACTCGTCGCAACGATGGAGCTCTATAACCGGCACGCGCGCGATGGAAAGGACCCCGTGTTTCACAAGCGAGACAGTTTGGTGGTCCCGCTCGATAAACCGCCGTTCGGAGCGATCAATGTGACGACGCGCGGCTGCGTCTACGCCGCGTTCACGCTGGGTGGGCTACACACGCTGCCGAGCGGGGAGGTGCTTCGCCCCGATGGTAGCGCGGTCGAAGGCGTGTACGCCGCGGGCCGCACGACGTCGGGGATCGCGGCCGATGGATACGTGAGCGGCGTTTCGCTCGGTGATGGATTGATGTTCGGTCGCCTCGCCGGAGCCACGGCGGCGGCACGCGGCGCACACGGAAACGACTCAGGGAGAACGAAATGACGACGCTCGAAGGAAAGAAGATCCTCGTGACCGGGCCGACGGGGCAGGTCGGCTTCCCCGTCGCGAAAGCACTCGCGCAGAACAACCAGGTGTTCGGGCTCGCTCGCTTTGCGAAAGACGCCGATCGGGAACGGCTCGAAGCGGTCGGAGTCACCTGCGTGAAGGGGGATCTGGCATCGGGCGATCTCGATACGGTTCCGGAAGACGTCGACTACGTGGCGCACTTCGCGGTGGCGAAGAGCCCCAAGGGTGATTTCGATGCGGATCTCTCCGCGAATGCGGAGGGGGTCGGACTCCTGATGGCGCGCTGCCGTGGCGCGAAAGCGTTCCTCCACTGTTCGACGACGGGCGTCTACGAACATGCCGGAGCTCACAAGCTGCGGGAGACGGATCCCCTCGGGGACAATCACCGGGTGATGATCCCGACGTACAGCATCGCGAAGATCTCGGCGGAAGCGGTCGCTCGTTTCTCGGCGCGGCAGTGGAATCTGCCGACGACGATCGCTCGGTTGAACGTTCCGTACGGGAAAAACGGCGGCTGGCCGATCTTTCATCTCGAGATGATGATCGCGGGACAGCCGATCCCGCTCCACCCCGAGCGCCCGTGTGTCTATAACCCGATTCATGAAGACGACATCATCGCGCAGGTGCCGGCGCTGCTCGAGGCGGCGGCCGTGCCCGCGACCATCGTGAACTGGGCGGGGACCGAAACCGTGAGCATCGAGGACTGGTGTGGCTATCTCGGTAAGCTCACGGGCCTCGAGGCGTCCTTCGTCGTAACGGACCGCACGATCGGAAGTGTGGCGGTCGATACGACGAAGATGGTGGAAATCGCCGGCGCGACGACGGTCGGTTGGAAGGACGGGTTCAAGCGGATGGCTGAGACCTTCCATCCCGAACTCATCAAGGGCAGAGCGTCGTAGAGAGGTGTCCCTCTTCCGCGCTCGCGCCATAGCTCAAGAACAGCTTGGTGGTGCGGGGCAGGTGCGGCCGCGGAACAGCTTTCCGAGGATACCGTCTTGTCCGAGAGGTGCAGTGCATGCGATGCAGAGGCGCTCGAGGCCGCTGCGGAACGACGCCGTGACTTCGCCTTCGGATACGGCAACTTTGAGATCGTAGTCGAGTACGCTCGGGCCTTTGCCGCGCAGGGCCGCCTTCCACACCTTGCCGTTGCGCCAGACCACGCTCTTCACGGTGCCGTCGTCGAGTTGCGGATCCTTGTAGCGGTACCCGCGCGGGTTCGCGGTGGAGCCGAGGAGTGCCCAGTTCTGGCAGGGCAGGTCGGTGAGATGGCTCTGGCCGCTCGTCGCGCTCGAAACCTGTAGGCGCGACTTCACGGTGCCGATGGGGTCGGCGCCGCAGCGCGGGTCGTTTGGCCCGCCCGGGGGTGGGGTCGTGATCGTCGGATCTTTCGATACGAGGACGATCTTGTTCTTCTGTTCGTCGTCCGGTGCCCGGTTCTGGATCTGGATCCGATCGCCGATGAGCATGCTGTCGTTCGTGGCGCCCGGGAAGCTGCTCGGGTCCGCTGGGTCGGTGCCGGCGTCGGTCTCGTCGCGATCGAACGAACCGTCGCCGTCGCGATCGATGCCGATCTGGAGACCCGCCCCCGGCGGGACACAGGTGTAGGTCAGTTCCTGTCCGCCGACGGCGAGAGCTCGAAGCGCACCGTCGGAGAGCGACGGGTCAAAGAGTCTGTCGGCTTCGAACATCCCTACGGGGTTCATGAGGAACCCGCGGGCCTCGCCGGCGACGTTGCCCTTCACGACGAGATCACACTCGGTCGCCCCGGGTTGGTTCACGAGGTCGAACGGGGCTAGCGCGCGGGCGATCATCAGATCGATTCTCGGCCCGACCGTCGCTCCATTCGTGCTCGTGAGCGTGGCCTGTTGGCCGACGATCGGGGCGTATGTCGTGTCGAAGGCGTGCGCGAACTGCTCGAGTTGAAGCTGCTCGGTCTCGCTGAGGCTGAACACGGTCGCGCGGAAGAAATGGAAGACGGTGTCGATCGCGCCATCGTGCAGCATACCGAAGCCACGCACCTGCGGCCCCTGATGTTGGCGGCCTGCGACGGGGACGCTCAGGAACGGGATGCCGGGCATGCCGAACATTCCGATCTTCTGGTAGATGTTGCGCAGGTGCGGGACTTTGAACTCCTGCGTTTCGTTCTCGAAACTCGAGCCGCCGTTCCCGCCGAAGAATCCCTGCGTGGCATTCAGCTCGTGACACCCGTTGCAGTTGTTCACGACGTCCGTGGTTCGGCCGAACCAGAGGGCGCGCGCGGTGGCCTCGGCTGGTGAATCCTGGTTGTCGAGACTCTTGATCGGGTTCGGCGGGAGCTTCACGTGCAGAATGAAGTCGGCAAAGTCCGACATGTCGGCTTCGGGGATCTCGCCCTCGTCGCGCCCGATCAGGCCCTCGAATGCGAGGTTGAACGCCTCGAAGGCGAGCTTCTCGTCGAGTGGGTCGCCGGCGGGTGTCGCGTTGCCGCCGGTGCGGTCTCCGCGCCAGTGCATCGGGCCGTGGTCGTCCATGCCGCGCAGCGTTTGCGTGGTCATCGGGCCCTTCATCGGGTGGAAGGGCACGCCGGTGCCGATGGAGAAGAAGGGGTTCGGGTTGGGAGCGACGACATCGTCGGGGTTTCCCAGGTCCCACGCGAGGCTATCGAAGTCGCCGAACACGTGACAACTCGAGCAGGACGACTCGCCGTTGCTCGAAGTGAAGCGCGCGTCGTACAGAATCCGTCGACCGTCTTTCACCACCTCGGCCTCCGGGCTGTGTAGCGAGTGGGCGGCGGTCTCGGTCGCGCTGGCTGTATCGATTTCCTTCACGGCGTTGTCGAATCGAGTGAGGACGTAGAGCTTGCCGTTGGCCTCGTCCAGCACCAGGCCGGACGGGCCGCCGCCGGACAGTTCGATATGGCTCGCCGGGCTCGGAACAAACGTGTCGTTCTCGATCGCCGCACTGTCGAGGATGCCGATCTTGCTGGAGCCGAAGGCCGCGACGTACAGCGTGCCTGCGCTCGAGAGGGCCATGCCCATCGGGGTGGCGAGGCTACTGTCCTCTACGGCAGCGGGCATCGGATTCGTGGCGTAGCCGAGAGGCAGAGCGGTGATGTGCTTGTTGAGGTGGCGCGCGTCCACGTTTGTGCCGTCGAGCACCGTAATGCGGGCTTCGTGAAGTCGACCACGAACCGTCGTGCCAAGAATGCCGGGGCCTTCGAAGCGCACTTCGTTCCGCGCTTCCGTATTGGTCACGTAGAGTTTTCCGTTCGCCGGGTTCACGAGCATGTTGAAGAGAATCGTTCCGACGTGCGCGAAGCTTGCGGTCTCGACGGGCGTTCCCGCGTCCGCGTCGATCGAGAAGACGTCGAGATCCGGCAGGTCGAAGCGCACCGCGTTTGTCCAGTTGCGACCCAGCTCATCTTCCCAGAGTCCGTTGCTCCGGTTGAGCTTTACGATGAGGCCGACCTCGGGACCGTTGATTCCTTGCGTGTTCAAGTTCGGCGCGGGGAGCCCTCCGGGGACTAGGGCGCCCCCGAGGCCGCCCGGAATCTGAATCCCATCGAGGGCGCATGCGCCTGCGCCGCTCCCGCCGTTGCAGACCGCGCCTTCCGACAGCGCGGTCGTCTGATTGCCGGAGTGGAAGACGGCGGCGTAGACGGTGCTGCCGTCGGCGGTAGCGGCGAGCGCCCGGGGGGTGTCGCCGAAGAGTTCGAGGATTGTTTCCGCCGTTCCCTCCAGGCTCGTTCCGAGATTGGTCGTGTCGAACACCCACACGAGTGCTCGCGGCGTGCCTTCGGCGGTGAGGAGTGGGTCGATGGGAGAGTTCTGTCCGCGTCGGGCCGTGGTGATGAAGGCGCGCTCGAAGTGGCCGGCACCATCGGTCGGACCTGCGAACACGAGGTCGCGGGGTTCGTCGCCGACGAGAAGCGTGCGCGTCACGCGCGTCGGGGTGGAGCCGACGTCGAGGATGCTGACCGAGTCGGAGAGGTGGTTCACGACCCAGACTTCGTCGTCGGTTCGGGCCGCTACGGCCACCGGCTCCAGCCCGACCGAGACGGAGCCGGCGTGAACGAGGCCGCCGGGTGTCACGTCGAAGATCTCGAGGCGATGATCCGGCGTATTGACGGCGAAGAGTCGGCTGCCATCCGGCGACAGGGCGAGGGGGCGCACGTGGCCACTCTCGAAGGTCGCGCCGGCGCTCGTAACGAGGCAGAGCGCGGTGCCCAGCGAAAGTGTGGCCGTGAGGATTCGGAGAGAGGGGGGTCGTCGGGTTCGCACGTCGCTCCCCGCCTAGTCCAGGAGACAGGCTGTGCTCTGTAGGAACGCCCGCTGCGGAGAGCCGTAGATGTCGCCTGGGGGATCGATCAGCAGCGTGTACGAGCCGCCTCCGTCCGAATTAAATGCGTCGACGAAGACGTAGTAGGTCGTTCCCGCTTGGACGTTGAAGGCGACCTGGGAACTCAGTCCGCACGCGTCATCGTTGCAGGCTCGGTGCGGGCCGAACTGGTCGCACCGGTCCTGGCGGACGTGCAGCACGGTGTCGAAGTTGGAGCCACAGGTATCCATGAGAGCGAGGCCGCTCCGGTCCGGCGTCCAGCGGTAGGCGTCTTCGGGGCCGTTTCCGCCGCAGAAGCCGGTTGTGGAGTTCTGTCCGGACGTGGAGCCGAAGAACCGGCCGCCGTTTGGCCCGACGGTGGTGGCTGACCCGCAAACATCCGGCGCGCAGCCGTCGCAGTTTACGCACGCGTCGCCGGCGGGGCATCCGGTCGGCGTTGCGCTGGCGTCGCAGAACTCGAAGCCGCTGATCAGACCGTCTCCGCAGACTGGGAAGGCTTCGCACTCGCAAGATGAGTTGCACTCCTCGTTCTGGCCGCAGGAGTGCGGGAAGGACAGGAAGTCACACTGCTCCGTTCCGGAGACGAACCCATCACCGCAGCGTGGTTGGTCGACGCAAAAGAGCGCCTCTTCGTCTTCCTGCGCCTGGTCTTCGACTAGTGCGAGGAGGTCGGGGCAGCTGCCGCGGGGGAACTGCGGGCTGAAGCACTCGGGTTCGTCGTCGCAGTCGAGGCAGGAGCGCAAGAACCGGACGCGAGCCTTGTAGGCGCAGCGCTCGAGCTTGTCGTCGGCGTCTCCCGTGAGAAGGGCGTCTGTGCGACAGGATTCCTCGGTGGCCGTCCCTCGGCGCCGGCGTCCCTGGCAATCGTCGAAACAGCGGCGGAGTTGGACTTGCAGTCGGTCCGCCGCCTGCGCGAGCTGGTGTCGGCAGCGCTCCTCCTTCGGATTCAGACCGTCCGGCGAGGCGGTGTCGTCGCACGCGATCAGGCGCATCCGCTCCGAGCTGTGGGAGACGCCCTGGAAGAGCGAGAAGTTGCGGAACGAGCTGCAGTCTCCGCCATTGTAGCACTCGGGGCAATCTTCGGCGGCGCACTTCCGCAGCATTCGGATTTCGGGCTGTGCTTGCGCGCGAGAGAGGCAGAGCTGTGTCGTCGTGTCGAAGCCGAATGGTCCCTGGCAGTTCCGCAGGGGATTGGTCTTCGCCGCTTGCTCGCATTCGAGGATGCAATCCGTCGTTCCGGCCGCCGCGTCGACCGTCGAGCGGGCGGTCTGACGCTCGCACCGCCATTCGTTGGAAGTCAGCTCGTCTGGCGTCTCCTGCGCGTACGCGGGAAATGACGCCGTGAAGAAGAGTACGGCGACGGATAAGAGTGCGGTAGTTCGTGCGAGCATCGGGACTAACCTCCCTAATGGCTTTGCGGTCGCTGTTTTATCCGCATGGACGCTGGCAAACGGCGGCGGACTACAAAGTGGTGTCTGCGTATGAAGGAATTGACGTCGCGTTGCGTCGATCTTTTCGGTGGCCGCTGGGCTCCTTGCGTCGACCCGACCTCGGCCTTATCGCATCAGGATGAAATCACGCAATCTTGCCGCGCTTCTGACGGGTCTTCTCCTCGTGTCGGCCTGTAGTGGGGACTCGTCTGGGCCGAGCAGTCCAGGAGAATCTGGGACGCAGGGCAACGTGGCGCCCACCGAGCACACGCGCCGGGCCAACACAGCAGCGGCGAAGGCGATCGATCTCTCGGATCAGGCCGACTTCGAGAATGCCGAGCGCGGCCTGATCGCTCGCGAGCCGCAGGTGGTGATCCAGGATGTGAACGGCAATACCGTCTGGGATACGTCGGCCTACGCGTTCGAAGAGGGGCAGGCGCCCGATAGCGTGAACCCGAGCTTGTGGCGGCAAGCCCAGCTGAACAACAAGCACGGTCTCTACGAAGTCGCGGACGGCGTCTACCAGGTGCGCGGCTACGATCTCTCGAACATGTCGATCATCGTGGGCGACGAAGGGTGGATCATTGTCGACCCGCTCACTACCGTCGAGACTGCGAAGGCGGCGTTGGACCTTGCGAAGAAGCATCTCGGCGAAGCGCCGATCAAAGCGGTGATTCTAACGCACAGTCACATCGATCATTTCGGAGGGATGCCCGCTGTCGTGTCGGCGGAAGATGCCGCGTCTGGCAAGATCCGCGTCATCGCGCCGAAGGACTTTGCCGACGAGGCGACGAGCGAGAACGTGCTCGCGGGCATCGCGATGGGGCGGCGCGCGTCGTTCATGTACGGTTTCGCGTTGGAGCGCGGCCCTCGCGGGCACGTCGACTCGGGGCTCGGCAAGTCTCCTGCTCGAGGTAGCTTTGGCATCCTCCAGCCGACCGACATCATCGACCACACGCCGCAGAAGATGGAGATCGACGGGGTCGAGTTCATTTTTCAGTATGCGCCGGAGTCCGAGGCGCCCGCCGAGCTGACGTTCTACCTCCCGGAGAGGAAGGCGTTCTGCGGAGCCGAGGTCGTTTCGCGCAACATGCACAACCTCTACACGCTGCGCGGCGCGAAGGTCCGCGACGCATTGTTGTGGAGCGGGTACATCGGCGAGGCGATCGACCGCTTTGGCGATGCCGAGGTCGTGTTCGCCAGTCACCACTGGCCGACCTGGGGCAACGAGGAATCGATCGACTACCTGAAGAAGCAGCGCGACGGCTACAAGTTCATCCACGATCAGACGTTGCGGCTGGCGAACGCGGGGAATACCCCGCGCGAGATCGCCGAGCAGATCGAGATGCCGCCGTCGCTGGCCAAGTCCTTCCCGAACCGGGGCTACTACGGCACGCTCAGGCACAACTCGAAGGCTGTCTATCAGTTCTACTTCGGGTGGTACGACGCAAACCCGGCCAATCTGGATCCGTTGCCGCCGGTCGAGGAGGCGAAGAAGTACGTCGAGTTCATGGGGGGCGCGGACGCGGTGCTCCAGAAGGCGCAGGTCGCCTACGATGCCGGGGAGTATCGCTTCACTGCGACCGCGCTCGACAAGGTCGTCTTCGCCGAGCCGGGCAACGCGGCGGCACGGGCCCTTCTGGCGCAGACGTACGACCAACTCGGATACCAGGCGGAGTCCGGGCCTTGGCGGGACGTGTATCTGACCGGTGCGTACGAACTCCGCAATGGGGTGAGCGGGAGTGCCATCGATCTGAAGACGGCCGGAAACCTGCTGCGGGAAATGCCGGTGAATCGCTTTTTCGACTCGATGGCCGCACGCATCGACGGCTCCGCGGCCGACGGCAAGAAGATGAAGATCAACTTCGTGTTCACGGACCTGGACCGCTCGTTCGTCCTCGAGTTGGAGAACGGGGTGCTGAACTATCGCGAGGCCGACCCGGATCCCGACGCCGACGCGACCCTCAGTCTCACGCGTGACTTGTGGCTTCAGCTGGCCACGGGGCAGGCCGGCGTGAAGGAGCTGGTGTTCTCCGACGACCTCAGCGTCGAGGGAAGTCGGATGACACTTCTGGGCTTCTTTGGATTGTTGGAGTCGCCAGAGGCGAACTTCCCGATCGTCACGCCGTAGCCGGGAGGTAGAGAATCGTGGCGCTCCCCAATCTCCCCAATCTCTCCAATGTCGTCGATGTCGAACGCTCCACGGTAGCGGCGTTTCGGCGCGACGGGCACGTCGTCGTTCGGGGCCTCGCGCAGGCCGAGGAGATCGAGTCGTTTCGCCCGGCTGTTTTGGCGGTGGGAGAGAAGGGGCGGGTGGATCACCGTCCGCTCGAGGAACGTGAGACCTACGGCAAGGCGTTCATCCAGATGTTCAATCTTTGGCGGCATGACCCGGTGGTTCGGGCGCTCGTTTTCGCGCGGCGTTTCGCGAAGGTCGCGGCCGACCTCATGGGAGTCGACGCCGTGCGGCTCTATCACGACCAGGCGCTCTTCAAGGAGCCGGGCGGCGGTTTCACCCCGTGGCATCAGGATCAGTTCTACTGGCCACTCGAGACGCGGCACACGATCACACTGTGGCTGCCGCTGGTAGACGTGCGCCCCGAGATGGGCCCGATGACGTTCGCTTCGGGCTCCCACCTCCTCGGCAGTCTCGGCGACTTTCCCATCGGCGACGACTCGCAGCGCGAGTTCGACCGGCTGATCCACGACCGGAGGCTCCCCTGCCGCAGCGACGGCGCTTTGGCCGTCGGCGACGCGAGCTTCCACGCCGGCTGGACCCTCCACTGCGCCCCGCTCAACGCCACCGAAACCATGCGCGAGGTCATGACCGTCATTTACTTCGCCGACGGCACCCGCGTCGCCCCCCTCGACCATCCCAACCGT contains the following coding sequences:
- a CDS encoding FAD-dependent oxidoreductase codes for the protein MRELRDREAVAASSITSWDYEVDVAVVGLGCAGVAAAIEASESGARVLAIERTSGGGGTSANSGGLIYLGGGTAVQKACGIEDTAEDMFRFLMASCGPGPDEAKIRIFADRSVELFDWLESHGVPFKRSTYPEPGKEPPTDDCLVYSGGEDGWPYEEIAKPAPRAHKAQTPGAGGGFLMQKLLEALGRTSAELLEDARVDRLVVDEVGCVVGLVAHRVEGDVCVRAAGGVVLTAGGFISNPEMIERYAPQVAKANYKVGTENDDGSGILLAMAVGADAIRMDAASITIPLYPPKNICKGVLVNQRGQRFLNEDAYAGLIGQRALREQEGRCWHLVDAETYVVNEAFMEAKVVEESWEALEQALDLPAGALVATMELYNRHARDGKDPVFHKRDSLVVPLDKPPFGAINVTTRGCVYAAFTLGGLHTLPSGEVLRPDGSAVEGVYAAGRTTSGIAADGYVSGVSLGDGLMFGRLAGATAAARGAHGNDSGRTK
- a CDS encoding NAD(P)-dependent oxidoreductase; translated protein: MTTLEGKKILVTGPTGQVGFPVAKALAQNNQVFGLARFAKDADRERLEAVGVTCVKGDLASGDLDTVPEDVDYVAHFAVAKSPKGDFDADLSANAEGVGLLMARCRGAKAFLHCSTTGVYEHAGAHKLRETDPLGDNHRVMIPTYSIAKISAEAVARFSARQWNLPTTIARLNVPYGKNGGWPIFHLEMMIAGQPIPLHPERPCVYNPIHEDDIIAQVPALLEAAAVPATIVNWAGTETVSIEDWCGYLGKLTGLEASFVVTDRTIGSVAVDTTKMVEIAGATTVGWKDGFKRMAETFHPELIKGRAS
- a CDS encoding alkyl sulfatase dimerization domain-containing protein, whose translation is MKSRNLAALLTGLLLVSACSGDSSGPSSPGESGTQGNVAPTEHTRRANTAAAKAIDLSDQADFENAERGLIAREPQVVIQDVNGNTVWDTSAYAFEEGQAPDSVNPSLWRQAQLNNKHGLYEVADGVYQVRGYDLSNMSIIVGDEGWIIVDPLTTVETAKAALDLAKKHLGEAPIKAVILTHSHIDHFGGMPAVVSAEDAASGKIRVIAPKDFADEATSENVLAGIAMGRRASFMYGFALERGPRGHVDSGLGKSPARGSFGILQPTDIIDHTPQKMEIDGVEFIFQYAPESEAPAELTFYLPERKAFCGAEVVSRNMHNLYTLRGAKVRDALLWSGYIGEAIDRFGDAEVVFASHHWPTWGNEESIDYLKKQRDGYKFIHDQTLRLANAGNTPREIAEQIEMPPSLAKSFPNRGYYGTLRHNSKAVYQFYFGWYDANPANLDPLPPVEEAKKYVEFMGGADAVLQKAQVAYDAGEYRFTATALDKVVFAEPGNAAARALLAQTYDQLGYQAESGPWRDVYLTGAYELRNGVSGSAIDLKTAGNLLREMPVNRFFDSMAARIDGSAADGKKMKINFVFTDLDRSFVLELENGVLNYREADPDPDADATLSLTRDLWLQLATGQAGVKELVFSDDLSVEGSRMTLLGFFGLLESPEANFPIVTP
- a CDS encoding phytanoyl-CoA dioxygenase family protein, with amino-acid sequence MALPNLPNLSNVVDVERSTVAAFRRDGHVVVRGLAQAEEIESFRPAVLAVGEKGRVDHRPLEERETYGKAFIQMFNLWRHDPVVRALVFARRFAKVAADLMGVDAVRLYHDQALFKEPGGGFTPWHQDQFYWPLETRHTITLWLPLVDVRPEMGPMTFASGSHLLGSLGDFPIGDDSQREFDRLIHDRRLPCRSDGALAVGDASFHAGWTLHCAPLNATETMREVMTVIYFADGTRVAPLDHPNRKFDRDTWLPGCAPGTFAATPLNPLLWGGDGGLSRGCVFLWGVRWPRW